Part of the Vigna angularis cultivar LongXiaoDou No.4 chromosome 1, ASM1680809v1, whole genome shotgun sequence genome, AATTGTCTTAAATCGACATTGATTAAaacttaaatcaaaattatttctaGATTAGCATTAATTATAAGGGCTTGGATTTGAGTCAGCAAAAAGGGGATGACAAGTGGCAAAGGATGAGAGGTTGagtactttaaaataaaatttcattagttTGGAAACATTGGTTTTTAACTCATTCCTCTTGTCTGAGAAACCATTCCTCTTCCTACAAGCTCTCTCCTCCTCCTATGTCTTCTCCCTTTCCCTTCTTCACACTGAACCATTAAATTCTCGGTTAGGTGCTGCCCCAACGATCACAAAGTAGCGGGTATTGCTCTTAGTCGATCCATTTTCTCTAATCTGAACCGGTAAGAAAACCCCCTTTCTCATGTGCCCTAGGGTTGTAAGCATGTGATTGAACTTGTTGCATGCAACCCATTTCGTTTTCTTCCGTAATCTAGCTTCTATTTGGTGCTAAGATTCGTTTTCTATCATCAATTGATGATTTATaggtgattctaacattttgaAAGTGCAAGCAAGTGGTCTAGGGTTCCTACTTGAGCTGGGTTGTctacactagaggtaaggggagctagttctTCTTTTTCGATTTAGTTGTATGACGTGAATCCATGATGATTTTCAAATTGGTATGTTGTTGGAAGCATaactttgatttttgctaactTGAAATGCATGTATGGAAGTGTGAGTGTTATGTGAATTTGGTGATTGATGGATATGAATTGTTTGGGATGATTTTGAGTGATGAATTATGTATGTTGGAACTGCTTTGGTGTGGAAAATTTGCTGTGGTGTTGATAGGAAGGAAAATCAAGTGTCTTAGGGTCACTTTTTGGtcattttagaggaagtgaggtagtgattttgagcaaaTGAGGTTTGTCATGTTTTTGGACTGTGGGGacagtttcacccactgtattgtgacttgtttgagtcactcATTTGGTCAAGATAGGTGCAAAGTGGTAAGAATCaaatttgggtccctaagttgttgAAGTTAGTGTTTTGGGCTGAAAGTGAACTTTAATCACTTAAAAATGGTAGTAGAAATGTTTAGAATCATTTGGATAAGTGTAATTAAGTCTAAACGAGAATTAAGAGTCTAAGAAGTTGAGAAAAGTGGTTAGAAATGGTCAAGGGAGATTCTGATACAGTCTGCAGAATTCtgagaattctgcagaattaaattctgcagaatgtgcaaactgagcgttcgtccatgtCGTAGTTGAACGCTCGGTCATGCCATGTGCtgagtagcgttcggtcagttGAAGGTTtaattagcgttcggtcagggGTTGAATTAGTAGCGAGCGTCCATAAGTAGTAGCGAACGTCCTTAAGTAGTAGCGAGCGTTCATATTGGAGGCGTTCGACCTAGTGTTTGATCCcacagtgttcgtccaaatagggttcgtccaagtgcttttgacgttcgtccaaatagggttcgtccaagtgcttttgacgttcgtccaaatagggttcgtccaagtgcttttgacgttcgtccaaatagggttcgtccaagtgcttttgacgttcgtccaaatagggttcgtccaagtgcttttgacgttcgtccaaatagggtTCGTCCAAGTGCTTTTGGCGTCCGTCCAAACAGGGTTCGTCCATTTAAGTGGTGgtgttttctgttttatttccTCTCATCCAGTAAgctatgttatttaaatatttcagttacaatttatgaatgcatTTTCATGTGATCCAAATTGGTTGAAAGTGTgtggttataagtggtttatgatgtacattgtCGATCCAAAAGGAATATCATGACATTTAAGATGGTCGGATTTAATCGGAAAtttagatctctcggtgggatcagttagtgtattgaatgaatgtaagaggcttccatatggggggttatcctTAACACTCCAAcgatctttcattctcacttagagaggattgatgcgtgtggtgggagtagtgggaggtcctagggtagacgctatcactggaggtctattcTGCGGTAACGGATtagccttgtgtatggtcgagtggaacccctcggcaatggctttgcaaagcagtagaggccatcacaagtgcacaacccgccccagctctacatacatttTATGTCCGGACGTGTCTAGAGTCTTAACATGCTAGGATGCTTGTcttgatgagttttatgaaataaatgcttATGTTTATGATGACTAAGGTGTTTATATGTGTATGGATATTCTGGTAAATGCTagattgattgaaaatgaattgtatgattgtttgagacctaactcacccttgcatttgtatgtgttgcatgtgtttgcttcccccttgcgatgatcatccaatcctttggatgtgagcagtaggtgatgatgtacctttggagcaagctttggaagttgaggaagacccCGCCCCTAGTGCTTAGGATTTCTACTAGCTCTTATTTTTAAACAgttctttattttgaaagacttctagCCTTCATGTTATCATAATCTGCATTTTGGAGAATTATGAACTTGTACTTAAGTTTTAAAACTTCCCAGCCAGACTTGGATAACTGTACTCCTTAATCCTATCTATTGTGTACTCTTAactgctttctattattataatcgaTGCATTCTACGTATAtacattgttatatattttgggatgtcacattaatAAGAGTTTTCTCAACCACCATCGATACGGTCACTTCTTAACTAATTTCACAAACATTTTGATTGAGGtccataaaattatttttcaactaatagaaattaaattttctacacaatgttaatataaattactttttaaataacattGCGAAATTGTTTAGGTcaataattacattaaactaACTTAAGacaactattaaaaaaaatcctaaaaatGACAcgttattttattcaataatgcGCATGAACCTctaataaaaagatttattgctctttttattacttttttggTCATTATGCACTAGTAATTGAATATTCTGGTAGCTTTAAACTGGTATTGGGTAAGGTTTTCTTGGGATGTGACCCTGACACTTGACAGTGTGTTACACAAATTGTAgcattttatataaaaactaaaaagtgtCATGAGAGGAGCAATACGTAGAAACTTAACAACTAAGACAGTCTCAAATGTGTAGAACATACAAGGCTCGAGGGAAAGGCTTCCTTAGAAAAGggaccaaaagaaaaaaataaatacttaaactATTCAACAACTTTTTATATTGGATGAATGTtaggcttttttttttctagtttcttCCATTCTCTTTCTTGACGATGATTTCAATTTCCATCTATAATATTTGCTTGAAATCAGCACTTATAAACCTAAACAAAGGTATAATTAAATCCAAAATCTGTCCATTCTGCAAATCATCTCTACTTTCCCGTTCTGTGAGGGATGAACCAACAAAAACAAAGTAAATTTGATAAACATGTTCTATATCTATACACAGATGATTGATTTAATTCAGTGAACTAAGTTTTCTAAACAGTAACAATATAGATGCATACTGAGTTAAGCATCTGCAAAAACCAAGACTCAAAACATTCAGAATTTCATTAGCTGAAAAATCTAGATTTATTGCTAAGAAAGTGAAGGAAATATGAAAAAGCAGTAACTAAGAATCAATGAGATTTGGAGGTGCAGCGGGAGGGTATGTAAGTCCCATTCAAAGGTCGGAACTTGAGGTCACAATCTAGATGGCACAAGTACTTAACAGAGCCTAAAGGTCCTACCTTCCACTGTGTTCTTGCAGCGCCTGTGAAATCAAACTCAATCTCATTCTTTTTCCACGCATCACCCACTTGCTCCATCTGATCAGGACTCAAGGGTATGGATGATGACTGAACAACGTAGCTGAGGTCCTTTGAGCTGTTCTTTGGCACCTCAAAAGGGTCTGCAACAAGCACAGCTATGTCCTGCCCTTGGTAGCTGATGTTGAAGGTGATGTCAGAGAAGCTTGCATGAGCCCTGGCATTCCCATTCTTTGCAGTCACAACAATGGTGAGTTGGGTTTGGAGCAAACCAGCATAGTCATTTCTAAGAAGGTCAAGGTGAGCATTGTTCACACTTATCACAGGCACTCTGGGGTGGATCACCATGTACCCAATGAACACTGCAATGCCTACAACTACCACTGCCACTGCTATCACGGTGCAGATAATCGCCACCAGCCACACCAAAGGGTTGGTCCGCCCATTTGCACCCATCACCAGTTTCCCCTTGAACTTCGGCATGGTTTTCGCCATGGAGAAACAGCATGAACAGACGAAGGACTAAAAATGGTTTTTGCTGCAGTGAGTGAAGAAGTAGATTATAGTTGTTTTAACTCTATTTTGATTCAAGGTTGGTATCTTCTTTTCCTCCCTTGAAAGCATTAGATCTAGTGCATTTATGGCATAAGCTTCTCCACGACTATGAATCATAGCTGCTATTTGGTTTTCAAAAAGGTGAAAATACCAAACTTGCAGTGCTAAATCCTACCCGATTATTCTTTTCTACTGTTTTGTACAGACCAAATTCTCTCCTTTGTTTGTGCACCTCCAAACATGCATCAATTTCACACTAAGGGTGAATCTAACAAGTTCTTTAAccattttaatatcttttaactaaaataaacttgTTTGTGGAACTTATATTCATGTTTTtgagaaattattattttctacacacaaattttttatattatttaatattatcatttcttattttttttatattaaacgaatattaaaatatttgttacatatggatatttattatttacaaatatcaattatttatcgCGATTTTATATGTAGATAcgatatttttatcatttttaatttaattcacgGTTAACAAccctttattatatttttatcatttttataagttttattgttatgattatttaatatataaaatatagtttgagaatgaattttttcaaatattagaGTTTATTCcataaataatttgaatgtttaatttatttgtttaccaaataatttcatattttaatttcaataattatttttataataatatagttGAATACTTTGATTACACTGTTATAAAATAATGGGTCAAGTATATTTACTTCGATTGCACtccataaatatataaaataaattaaaaaataaaacataataaagcgaattaatttttttaatttat contains:
- the LOC108328296 gene encoding NDR1/HIN1-like protein 12 codes for the protein MAKTMPKFKGKLVMGANGRTNPLVWLVAIICTVIAVAVVVVGIAVFIGYMVIHPRVPVISVNNAHLDLLRNDYAGLLQTQLTIVVTAKNGNARAHASFSDITFNISYQGQDIAVLVADPFEVPKNSSKDLSYVVQSSSIPLSPDQMEQVGDAWKKNEIEFDFTGAARTQWKVGPLGSVKYLCHLDCDLKFRPLNGTYIPSRCTSKSH